A region from the Natronomonas salsuginis genome encodes:
- a CDS encoding aldo/keto reductase — MEYTTLGSTGINVSRICLGCMSFGDPDWREWVRGEEFGHELVERALDLGINFFDTANMYSRGESERILGDALEGHREEAVVATKLFFRMRDDDPNSGGLSRKTVEQELDASLDRLGMDAVDLYQIHRWDYKTPTETTLRAMTDVVRRGQARHIGASSMWAHQLAESLSASDEFGLERFATMQNHYNLVYREEEREMLPLCEREGLGVIPWSPMARGYLTRPHDEYMSTKRGETDELAHGHPYAENGGEEINERVGELAANEGVSMAQIALAWLLHKEWVDAPIIGASKIEHLEDAVEALEIDLSETDLEYLEEPYEPVPISGHE; from the coding sequence ATGGAGTACACCACGCTGGGTTCGACCGGCATCAACGTCTCGCGGATCTGTCTCGGCTGTATGAGCTTCGGCGACCCCGACTGGCGCGAGTGGGTTCGAGGCGAGGAGTTCGGCCACGAACTCGTCGAGCGCGCGCTCGATCTCGGGATCAACTTCTTCGACACCGCCAACATGTACTCGCGCGGCGAGAGCGAGCGGATCCTCGGCGACGCGCTCGAGGGGCACCGCGAGGAGGCCGTGGTCGCGACCAAGCTGTTCTTCCGAATGCGCGACGACGACCCGAACTCCGGCGGGCTCTCACGGAAGACCGTCGAACAGGAACTGGACGCCTCGCTCGACCGCCTCGGGATGGACGCCGTCGATCTCTACCAGATCCACCGCTGGGACTACAAGACGCCGACCGAGACGACGCTCCGGGCGATGACCGACGTCGTCCGTCGCGGGCAGGCCCGACACATCGGTGCCTCCTCGATGTGGGCCCACCAGCTCGCCGAGTCGCTCAGCGCGAGCGACGAGTTCGGACTCGAGCGGTTCGCGACGATGCAGAACCACTACAACCTCGTCTACCGCGAGGAAGAGCGGGAAATGCTCCCGCTCTGTGAGCGCGAGGGGCTCGGCGTGATCCCGTGGAGTCCGATGGCGCGCGGGTATCTCACCCGTCCCCACGACGAGTACATGTCAACCAAACGTGGCGAAACGGACGAACTCGCCCACGGCCACCCGTACGCCGAAAACGGCGGCGAGGAGATCAACGAACGCGTCGGCGAGCTCGCGGCCAACGAGGGCGTGTCGATGGCACAGATCGCCCTCGCGTGGCTTTTGCACAAAGAGTGGGTTGACGCTCCGATCATCGGGGCCTCGAAGATCGAGCACCTCGAGGACGCCGTTGAAGCGCTCGAAATCGATCTCTCAGAGACCGACCTCGAGTACCTCGAGGAGCCGTACGAGCCGGTACCGATCTCGGGACACGAGTGA
- a CDS encoding macro domain-containing protein: MEFTVARGDIAEQSADSLVNAAGTSLRMGSGVAGALRRVGGRGLNEEATAKGPVELGDVAVTDAYALDANYVIHAAAMPHYGDGQATAESIRDATGNALAAADERGCRSLVIPALGCGVAGFDLEVGARLIGEVIDDFEPSSLSDVRFIAYSEDEFETLRTATAAFRDE; the protein is encoded by the coding sequence ATGGAGTTCACCGTCGCTCGAGGTGACATCGCCGAACAATCCGCCGATTCGCTCGTGAACGCCGCGGGAACCAGCCTCCGGATGGGTTCGGGCGTCGCCGGCGCGCTTCGCCGCGTCGGTGGGCGAGGACTCAACGAGGAGGCGACCGCGAAGGGACCGGTCGAGCTCGGTGACGTCGCCGTCACCGACGCGTACGCTCTGGATGCCAACTACGTGATTCACGCCGCGGCCATGCCGCACTACGGAGACGGGCAAGCGACCGCCGAGAGCATTCGGGACGCAACTGGAAACGCGCTCGCGGCGGCCGACGAACGCGGCTGTCGGTCGCTCGTGATCCCGGCGCTGGGCTGTGGCGTGGCGGGGTTCGATCTCGAAGTGGGTGCCAGACTCATCGGCGAGGTGATCGATGACTTCGAACCGTCGTCGCTGTCCGACGTCCGATTCATCGCCTACAGCGAAGACGAATTCGAGACGCTTCGGACGGCGACCGCTGCGTTTCGAGACGAGTGA
- a CDS encoding PH domain-containing protein → MSSFGDDLTPAIRRVGSDQPSGHQPPDTETLTGDPQRLDPAVQGVWAIQSAISAAVLGVIATVVFSVTAPGGAWVGGVVFAVAFVLGIVFATLKYRIWMYQVRADSLFLRRGVLTRVTTVAPYVRIQHVDTRRGPLERAFGLATTVVYTAGSRGADVSIPGLTPERADDLQTRLKHLAIAAEGDDAV, encoded by the coding sequence ATGAGTTCGTTCGGTGACGATCTCACGCCGGCGATCCGACGCGTCGGCTCGGACCAGCCCTCGGGTCATCAGCCCCCAGATACTGAGACGCTAACCGGCGATCCACAGCGACTCGATCCCGCCGTACAAGGCGTCTGGGCGATCCAATCTGCCATCTCTGCCGCCGTTTTGGGCGTCATCGCCACGGTCGTGTTTTCCGTTACGGCTCCCGGCGGCGCGTGGGTCGGCGGCGTCGTGTTCGCCGTCGCGTTCGTGCTGGGAATCGTCTTCGCCACGCTCAAGTACCGGATCTGGATGTACCAGGTACGCGCCGATTCGCTGTTTCTGCGTCGCGGGGTTCTCACCCGTGTCACGACGGTCGCACCGTACGTCCGGATCCAACACGTCGACACCCGTCGCGGACCGCTCGAACGCGCCTTCGGCCTCGCGACGACCGTCGTCTACACGGCGGGCTCTCGGGGTGCCGACGTCTCAATTCCGGGGTTGACACCCGAACGAGCCGACGACCTCCAGACTCGGCTGAAACACCTCGCGATCGCCGCCGAGGGTGACGACGCAGTCTGA
- a CDS encoding PH domain-containing protein: MKLDSLSIPVRAGESVVRLAWILVFALIGSPTFGGVSGFVTVVVGGFVIALAYQLVYYQRFDYELTEETLDIASGVISRRNREIPIGRVQNVDISRNVVQRALGVAQINLETAGGSSTEASLRYVSFEEAKRLQSEIGRLKRGDASETMTEPSPERELFAVTRKELVLLGIIGIDLRLLSIVTVVLPVISPSLRERFGDPLVGLAVTAPLAAAAIVALAALVSGVLALTNYYGFRLARRNDELLYERGLFQRFSGTIPLEKVQTLTVSENVIARALGYASLAVETAGYAPSDEGSQSAVPLADRRRVFDLARSIESFDDISFERPPKRARERYIVRYGIVASLAIAVSFAADRYTGLTFAWYVTLALLPLAVVAAHLKWVNLGYDVQSEYVVLREGFWTRTITVVPYYRVQTVLDSQTIFQRGRRLSSLVVDTAGSSGITNRQPRALDVDDDRAAELRETVADRLQETVRRRRSQRRKERLRSIEAELHETSGEPV, encoded by the coding sequence ATGAAGCTCGATTCGTTGTCGATCCCCGTCCGGGCGGGCGAATCGGTCGTTCGACTGGCGTGGATCCTCGTGTTCGCCCTCATCGGATCGCCGACGTTCGGCGGCGTATCCGGCTTCGTGACCGTCGTCGTCGGTGGGTTCGTGATCGCGCTGGCCTACCAACTCGTCTACTACCAGCGGTTCGACTACGAACTCACAGAGGAGACGCTCGACATCGCCTCCGGCGTGATCTCGCGGCGGAATCGGGAGATTCCGATCGGGCGCGTCCAGAACGTCGACATTAGCCGCAACGTCGTCCAGCGCGCCCTCGGCGTCGCGCAGATCAATCTCGAAACGGCCGGCGGATCGTCCACCGAGGCCTCCCTCCGATACGTCAGCTTCGAGGAGGCCAAGCGGCTGCAGTCGGAGATCGGCCGGCTGAAACGGGGCGACGCGTCCGAGACGATGACCGAACCGTCCCCTGAACGTGAACTGTTCGCCGTCACGCGAAAGGAGCTCGTCCTCCTCGGGATCATCGGCATCGATCTCCGACTGCTGTCGATCGTGACGGTCGTCCTCCCAGTCATCTCGCCGTCGCTTCGCGAGCGGTTCGGCGATCCGCTCGTCGGACTCGCGGTGACGGCTCCGCTCGCCGCCGCCGCGATCGTCGCGCTCGCTGCGCTCGTGAGCGGCGTTCTCGCCCTCACGAACTACTACGGCTTCCGGCTCGCGAGGCGAAACGACGAACTCCTCTACGAACGCGGACTGTTCCAGCGGTTCAGCGGGACGATCCCGCTCGAAAAGGTACAGACGCTGACGGTCTCGGAGAACGTCATCGCCCGAGCGTTGGGGTACGCCTCGCTCGCGGTCGAAACAGCCGGCTACGCGCCGAGCGACGAGGGATCGCAGTCGGCCGTCCCGCTCGCGGACCGACGTCGCGTCTTCGATCTCGCGAGGTCGATCGAGTCCTTCGACGACATCTCGTTCGAACGGCCGCCCAAGCGCGCGAGGGAGCGGTACATCGTCCGGTACGGGATCGTCGCGTCGCTCGCGATCGCGGTGTCGTTCGCGGCCGATCGGTACACCGGGCTCACCTTCGCGTGGTACGTCACGCTCGCACTCCTCCCGCTTGCGGTGGTCGCCGCACACCTCAAGTGGGTGAATCTCGGCTACGACGTGCAGTCCGAGTACGTCGTCCTCCGCGAGGGGTTTTGGACCCGGACGATCACCGTCGTTCCCTACTATCGGGTGCAGACCGTGTTGGACTCTCAGACAATCTTCCAGCGCGGGCGACGGCTCTCGTCGCTCGTAGTCGACACGGCCGGTTCCAGCGGGATCACGAACCGACAACCGCGGGCGCTCGACGTCGACGACGACCGCGCTGCGGAGCTTCGTGAAACCGTCGCCGACCGGCTTCAAGAGACGGTCCGCCGCCGCCGAAGCCAACGCCGCAAGGAACGGCTACGCTCGATCGAAGCCGAACTCCACGAGACGTCCGGGGAGCCGGTCTGA
- a CDS encoding HAD-IIA family hydrolase, whose translation MEYAGAVLDLDGTVYRGEELLSGVAETIETFRAADVQPLFFSNNPTKSRAAYVERLSGLGIEAEPDEVLSAGTVTTRFLAAEHGGDSAFLIGDPGLEAQFDDAGVDLVGDATNADVLVVSWTRDFGYGDMLAGYRALDAGATFYGTDPDLVIPTTGGMVPGSGAMINAVGGTMERAPEKILGKPSDEARLAALDALELAPERCFVVGDRLNTDIELGERAGMTTVLVRTGVTTDADLAESDVMPDHVVDSLADVPGVLGIDSA comes from the coding sequence ATGGAATACGCAGGCGCGGTGTTGGATCTCGACGGGACGGTCTATCGCGGCGAGGAACTACTCTCCGGCGTCGCCGAGACGATCGAAACGTTTCGAGCGGCCGACGTTCAACCGCTCTTCTTTTCCAATAACCCGACGAAGTCGAGAGCTGCGTACGTCGAACGGCTCAGCGGACTCGGCATCGAAGCCGAGCCGGACGAGGTGCTCTCCGCCGGAACGGTGACAACCCGATTTCTTGCCGCCGAACACGGTGGCGATTCGGCGTTCCTGATCGGCGATCCGGGGCTCGAAGCGCAGTTCGACGACGCCGGCGTCGACCTCGTCGGCGACGCGACCAACGCCGACGTGCTGGTGGTCTCGTGGACTCGCGACTTCGGCTACGGCGACATGCTGGCCGGCTATCGGGCACTCGACGCCGGAGCGACGTTCTACGGGACGGACCCAGATCTGGTGATCCCCACCACCGGCGGAATGGTTCCCGGCTCCGGGGCGATGATCAACGCCGTCGGCGGCACGATGGAGCGTGCGCCAGAAAAAATTCTCGGCAAACCGTCCGACGAGGCGCGGCTCGCGGCGCTCGATGCGCTTGAGTTGGCTCCCGAGCGTTGCTTCGTCGTCGGTGACCGATTGAACACGGACATCGAACTCGGCGAACGGGCCGGGATGACGACCGTGCTCGTCCGAACGGGCGTCACGACCGACGCGGACCTCGCAGAGAGCGATGTCATGCCCGACCACGTCGTCGACTCGCTCGCGGACGTGCCGGGCGTGCTCGGTATCGACAGCGCCTGA
- a CDS encoding DNA topoisomerase IV subunit A: MSTDSDSDATDELARDRLIDLAGEFYDQFAAGNVPAMEIPTRTKSNIVFDEDKDVWVYGDRTSTRSANSVRGAQKLLKAIYTIDFLAEQLDQDRSSTLRELYYLSESWDEERAQFSDQDESNQLVEDLEIVSEVTREDFHMRPEESGATIMGPLYLREQTRRGEREIHCQEDVGEGGYQIPNNPDTIEFLDHDADFVLCVETGGMRDRLVENGFDEEYSVIVVHLKGQPARATRRITRRLNDELDLPVVVFCDGDPWSYRIYASVAYGSIKSAHLSEYLATPTAKYIGIQPEDIVTYDLPTDPLSDSDINALESELDDPRFRDDYWTEQIELQLEIGKKAEQQALASRGLDFVTDTYLPERLTEMGVI; encoded by the coding sequence ATGAGCACCGATTCAGATTCAGACGCGACGGACGAACTCGCCCGCGACCGACTCATCGACCTCGCCGGCGAGTTCTACGACCAGTTCGCAGCGGGGAACGTCCCGGCAATGGAGATCCCGACCCGGACGAAGAGCAACATCGTCTTCGACGAGGACAAGGATGTCTGGGTGTACGGCGATCGGACCTCGACCCGGTCGGCCAACAGCGTTCGGGGCGCACAGAAGCTCCTGAAGGCGATCTACACGATCGACTTCCTCGCCGAACAGCTCGACCAGGATCGCTCCTCGACGCTTCGGGAGCTGTACTACCTCTCCGAGTCGTGGGACGAGGAACGCGCGCAGTTCTCCGATCAGGACGAGTCGAACCAGCTCGTCGAGGACCTCGAGATAGTGAGTGAGGTCACCCGCGAGGACTTCCACATGCGGCCCGAGGAGTCCGGCGCGACTATCATGGGGCCGCTGTATCTCCGCGAACAGACCCGACGGGGCGAACGCGAGATCCACTGTCAAGAGGACGTCGGCGAGGGCGGCTACCAGATCCCGAACAACCCGGACACGATCGAATTCCTCGATCACGACGCCGATTTCGTCCTATGCGTCGAGACCGGCGGGATGCGCGACCGGCTGGTCGAGAACGGGTTCGACGAGGAGTACAGCGTCATCGTCGTCCACCTCAAGGGACAGCCCGCGCGGGCGACCCGCCGGATCACGCGCCGGCTCAACGACGAACTCGACCTCCCCGTCGTGGTCTTCTGTGACGGCGACCCGTGGTCGTATCGGATCTACGCGTCGGTCGCGTACGGCTCGATCAAATCGGCGCACCTCTCAGAGTACTTGGCGACACCGACGGCCAAGTACATCGGCATCCAGCCGGAGGACATCGTCACCTACGATCTGCCGACCGACCCGCTCAGCGACTCGGACATCAACGCTCTCGAGAGCGAACTGGACGACCCGCGGTTTCGGGACGACTACTGGACCGAACAGATCGAGCTACAACTGGAAATCGGTAAGAAGGCCGAACAGCAGGCGCTCGCATCGCGCGGACTGGATTTCGTGACCGACACGTACCTCCCCGAGCGGCTCACGGAGATGGGCGTCATCTGA
- a CDS encoding DNA topoisomerase VI subunit B, with product MTSFQSQLGEGGGDSVAEELAESQRSISIAEFFEKNKQMLGFDSGAKALVTAVKEAVDNALDATEEAGILPDIYVEIEEVGGYYRLVVEDNGPGITKEQVPKVFGKLLYGSRFHTRAQTRGQQGIGISAAVLYSQLTSGKPAKITSKTENGGGARYFELTIDTDTNEPEIEVESDATWERPHGTRIEVEMEGNMRARRQLHNYIKYTAVVNPHARVEFHEPNDSFKFERATDELPPETEEIRPHPHGVELGTLLKMLDGTESYSLSGFLQEEFTRVGAKTATSVLDNFRDRQFGREIAWQPPRTRDDADVEAAVSDAVVNKSASATTAIAERLADALDGRERIAHAELVDSVIELADEVEAEFDETFGATVRENAIDAAWNEIVADRAADCYRLVDEATTSRKDDAAVEGLARRLADKFDEQEDVRNRVTRDRLREFVDRAAEATEEYDDATFGETARENVVGAVWDRAVTVPDDPPKVKRTADDRDTAARLLDAMRETDILAPPTDCLAPISEELVLAGLKKEYGADFYTSVTRDAAVHGGDPFVVEVGIAYGGEIEAEGGAEVLRFANRVPLVYQRGACATVDVLKNVNWRNYGLDQPGGSGMPNGPAVIMVHVASTSVPFTSESKDAVANIPEIEDELRLALQEAGRTLQSHLKKQRSLEKRRRKQNVIADILPEMAEKLSEVTGREPLNVGDSLARIMNNVLVERTVEDSTVRLSIHNFGGTNVSPDVTEIVSADPGEPADATVVEMDGEWFLKWSPDVESGDTATLEYETDPDAEFDVSVDGIEAEKLTLNA from the coding sequence ATGACTTCGTTTCAGTCGCAACTCGGGGAGGGCGGCGGTGACTCCGTCGCCGAGGAGCTCGCCGAGAGCCAACGCTCCATCTCCATCGCCGAGTTCTTCGAGAAGAACAAGCAGATGCTCGGCTTCGACAGCGGTGCGAAAGCGCTCGTCACCGCGGTCAAAGAGGCCGTTGACAACGCCCTCGACGCAACCGAAGAGGCCGGCATCCTCCCGGACATCTACGTCGAAATCGAGGAGGTCGGCGGATACTACCGGCTCGTCGTCGAGGACAACGGTCCCGGAATCACGAAAGAGCAGGTGCCCAAGGTGTTCGGGAAGCTGTTGTACGGCTCGCGCTTCCACACCCGCGCGCAGACCCGCGGCCAGCAGGGGATCGGAATTTCGGCCGCCGTCCTGTACTCACAGCTCACCTCCGGCAAGCCGGCGAAGATCACGTCGAAAACCGAAAACGGCGGCGGGGCCCGCTACTTCGAGCTCACGATCGACACGGACACGAACGAGCCCGAAATCGAGGTCGAGTCGGACGCGACGTGGGAGCGCCCACACGGGACGAGAATCGAGGTGGAGATGGAGGGCAACATGCGGGCCAGACGGCAGCTCCACAACTACATCAAATACACGGCCGTCGTCAACCCGCACGCCAGAGTCGAGTTCCACGAGCCGAACGACTCGTTCAAATTCGAGCGGGCGACGGACGAACTGCCGCCCGAAACCGAGGAGATCCGGCCGCACCCGCACGGGGTCGAACTCGGCACGCTGTTGAAGATGCTCGACGGGACGGAGTCGTACTCGCTCTCGGGGTTCCTCCAGGAGGAGTTCACCCGCGTTGGCGCGAAGACCGCGACGAGCGTCCTCGACAACTTCCGGGATAGACAGTTCGGCCGCGAAATCGCGTGGCAGCCGCCGCGAACACGCGACGACGCCGACGTCGAAGCCGCCGTCTCAGATGCCGTGGTGAACAAGAGCGCGTCGGCAACGACCGCCATCGCCGAGCGGCTCGCGGACGCGCTCGACGGCCGAGAGCGGATTGCCCACGCCGAACTCGTCGACTCGGTGATCGAACTCGCCGACGAGGTGGAAGCCGAGTTCGACGAGACGTTCGGAGCGACCGTGCGGGAGAACGCGATCGACGCCGCGTGGAATGAGATCGTCGCCGATCGGGCCGCCGACTGTTATCGACTCGTCGACGAGGCGACGACGAGCCGAAAGGACGACGCGGCCGTCGAGGGGCTCGCGCGCCGGTTGGCCGACAAGTTCGACGAGCAAGAGGACGTTCGGAACCGCGTGACTCGCGACCGACTTCGAGAGTTCGTCGATCGGGCCGCCGAGGCCACAGAGGAGTACGACGACGCGACGTTCGGGGAGACGGCGCGCGAGAACGTCGTCGGAGCGGTCTGGGACCGCGCTGTGACCGTGCCGGACGATCCGCCGAAGGTGAAACGGACCGCGGACGATCGCGACACTGCGGCTCGACTCCTCGACGCGATGCGCGAGACGGACATCCTCGCGCCGCCGACGGACTGTCTCGCGCCGATCTCCGAAGAGCTCGTCCTCGCCGGACTGAAAAAGGAGTACGGGGCCGATTTTTACACGTCAGTGACCCGCGACGCCGCCGTCCACGGCGGGGACCCGTTCGTCGTCGAGGTCGGGATCGCCTACGGCGGCGAGATCGAAGCCGAGGGAGGCGCCGAGGTCCTTCGGTTCGCGAACCGCGTTCCGCTCGTCTACCAGCGCGGCGCCTGCGCGACCGTCGACGTGTTGAAGAACGTCAACTGGCGGAACTACGGGCTGGATCAGCCGGGGGGAAGCGGAATGCCGAACGGCCCGGCCGTGATCATGGTTCACGTCGCCTCGACGAGCGTTCCGTTCACCAGCGAATCGAAGGACGCTGTCGCGAACATCCCCGAGATCGAGGACGAACTCCGTCTCGCGCTGCAGGAGGCCGGCCGGACGCTCCAGTCGCACCTCAAGAAGCAGCGGTCGCTCGAAAAGCGCCGGCGCAAGCAGAACGTCATCGCCGATATCCTCCCGGAAATGGCCGAGAAGCTCTCGGAGGTGACTGGCCGGGAACCGCTCAACGTCGGCGATTCGCTGGCGCGGATCATGAACAACGTCCTCGTCGAGCGGACGGTCGAGGACTCGACGGTTCGGCTGTCGATTCACAACTTCGGCGGGACGAACGTCTCGCCGGACGTGACGGAGATCGTCTCCGCTGACCCCGGCGAACCGGCGGACGCGACCGTCGTCGAGATGGACGGCGAGTGGTTCCTGAAGTGGTCGCCAGACGTCGAGAGCGGCGACACCGCGACGCTCGAATACGAGACCGACCCCGACGCGGAGTTCGACGTCTCCGTCGACGGTATCGAAGCCGAAAAACTCACACTCAACGCATAA
- a CDS encoding cation:proton antiporter, translating into MIGTVLIAGIFPVILAVAGLFAARIGQSVIPAYILVGTLVGTFTPPVGGMSFTLTDSIESVRLLADLGVVLLLFFVGLELSLASLIRKRSQFARAGSIDVLASFPLGILLKFGFGFERLESLFVGLITFNSSTVIIAKSLLYLEWIVNLESEAILGVVVIENVLTAAVFTVLSAVLLGAADVATLGRTLGQAAVVPALLTLLAYYGWQWLDRAFDIRSNELFLLGVLGVTALPAGG; encoded by the coding sequence GTGATCGGGACCGTTCTAATCGCGGGGATCTTCCCCGTGATCCTCGCCGTCGCCGGACTTTTCGCCGCTCGGATCGGCCAATCCGTGATCCCGGCCTACATCCTCGTCGGCACCCTGGTCGGTACGTTCACGCCGCCAGTCGGCGGCATGTCGTTCACCCTCACCGATTCGATAGAATCCGTCCGGCTGTTGGCTGACCTCGGCGTCGTTCTGTTGTTGTTCTTCGTCGGACTCGAACTGAGTCTGGCGTCGCTGATCCGGAAGCGGTCGCAGTTCGCTCGTGCCGGATCTATCGACGTTCTGGCCAGCTTTCCGCTCGGGATCCTCCTCAAATTCGGCTTCGGGTTCGAACGTCTCGAATCGCTGTTCGTCGGACTTATCACGTTCAACTCCTCTACGGTCATCATCGCGAAATCGCTCCTCTATCTGGAGTGGATCGTCAATCTCGAGAGCGAGGCGATCCTCGGGGTCGTGGTCATCGAGAATGTCCTCACGGCGGCCGTCTTCACGGTGTTGTCGGCTGTCTTGTTGGGTGCTGCCGACGTCGCGACGCTCGGCCGCACTCTCGGGCAGGCAGCCGTCGTCCCCGCGCTCTTGACCCTCCTCGCGTACTACGGTTGGCAGTGGTTGGACCGAGCCTTCGACATCCGTTCGAACGAACTGTTCTTGCTCGGCGTCCTCGGCGTGACGGCGCTCCCTGCTGGGGGGTGA